Proteins found in one Elgaria multicarinata webbii isolate HBS135686 ecotype San Diego chromosome 12, rElgMul1.1.pri, whole genome shotgun sequence genomic segment:
- the SCN2B gene encoding sodium channel subunit beta-2: MRREDPRLPLPPPLLALLLALVPGSPAMEVTAPATIYALNGSSIRLSCTFNSCYQVEKKQFSLNWTYQRCDNCTEEPILQFKLKAVPMELNRFGDRVEFTGNPTKNDVSFTLHDVQLDDEGTYHCYVMNPPDRHKGHGRISLRVITEEPPERDSTVAVIVGATVGGFLAVVILVLVAVKCVRRKKQQRLNTDDQKTEDEAKTDGEGNPEEGTK; this comes from the exons ATGCGCCGAGAAGACCCCCGgctcccgctgccgccgccgctcttGGCGCTGCTCCTGGCGCTGG TGCCAGGCAGCCCGGCCATGGAGGTGACGGCTCCGGCCACCATCTACGCCCTGAACGGCTCCTCCATCCGCCTCAGCTGCACTTTCAACTCCTGCTACCAGGTGGAAAAGAAGCAGTTCTCCCTCAACTGGACCTACCAGAGATGTGACAACTGCACAGAAGAGCCA atcttGCAGTTCAAACTGAAGGCGGTTCCCATGGAGCTGAATCGCTTTGGGGATCGCGTGGAGTTCACCGGGAACCCCACCAAGAATGACGTCTCCTTTACCCTGCATGACGTGCAGCTGGACGACGAAGGGACCTACCACTGCTACGTGATGAACCCGCCCGACCGTCACAAGGGACATGGCAGGATCAGCCTCAGGGTCATCACGGAAG AGCCCCCCGAGCGCGATTCCACCGTGGCAGTGATCGTGGGAGCCACAGTGGGTGGCTTCCTGGCCGTGGTGATCCTGGTGCTGGTCGCGGTCAAGTGCGTGCGGCGGAAGAAGCAGCAGCGGCTGAACACGGATGACCAGAAGACGGAGGATGAGGCCAAGACGGATGGTGAAGGCAACCCTGAGGAAGGCACCAAGTAG